In Seonamhaeicola sp. S2-3, the genomic window CTATGCGGTATTTAAACCTTTTGAAAATGAAATTCCCTGCTAAATATTTTCACCTATTATTTTATGCACTTGTACTTGTATCATGTTCTAGCAACAATAGTACAGATATAGACGAAGAAAAACCAACAATTACCATTGATTACAACGAAGGCTTCCCTCAAGGTTGCCAACAACTTGTAAGAGGAGAAACCTATGCTTTTCGTGCTATGGTTACCGACAATAAAGCTTTGGCTTCCTATAGTTTAGATATCCACAACAATTTTGACCACCATAC contains:
- a CDS encoding DUF4625 domain-containing protein, with product MKFPAKYFHLLFYALVLVSCSSNNSTDIDEEKPTITIDYNEGFPQGCQQLVRGETYAFRAMVTDNKALASYSLDIHNNFDHHTHDDQEETCDLDPIKQAENPFVFMENYSIEEGVTSYEINISLTIPEDIDTGDYHCAYSVTDETGWQSRTSIDIKIVE